The Peptococcaceae bacterium 1198_IL3148 genome has a segment encoding these proteins:
- a CDS encoding ABC transporter permease — MRNAWKVAKWEIRRNLKNKSFLIGLFLTPALFLAFALLGNAFGGSDEENTTRVFVRDNLGVFDTLKQIAVQSELNWQMQTTAISEQQVKTELKTKENTAYIFLDKRALNEGVIPVYTSEEINSAFMNQIQVLQGPIKTLQMKQLGLSDEQLAVISKGVVFKEIAATDDERGLGADALERIVPGAFAGIILLSIIFSGMYIFQSASQEKKDKVAEIILSSLTPGELMQGKIIGYFILGMIQSLVMLGFAIPFILWKLDLNIVEYLLVPKVILYLIIAILGYLLFAALFVGIGATMEDMTSAGNFQGLVMMLPFLPVVFIGPVVNDPSGLVAKIGTFIPFSTPGVLLLRLSLLEEWPWVEIIIALAILLVSIWFFMKLAGKIFKTGILMYGKNATPQEIWKWLRA; from the coding sequence ATGCGTAATGCTTGGAAGGTTGCCAAATGGGAGATCAGACGGAATTTAAAAAATAAATCTTTCCTCATCGGGTTATTCTTAACGCCGGCTTTGTTTCTGGCTTTCGCGCTGCTGGGTAACGCTTTTGGTGGCTCTGATGAGGAAAATACCACTCGGGTTTTTGTTCGGGATAACCTAGGCGTTTTTGATACACTAAAGCAAATAGCAGTACAATCTGAGCTGAACTGGCAAATGCAGACCACCGCCATCAGTGAACAACAGGTCAAGACCGAACTAAAAACTAAGGAAAACACCGCCTATATTTTTCTGGACAAGCGGGCGTTAAATGAGGGTGTAATACCCGTTTATACCAGTGAAGAAATTAATTCGGCCTTTATGAATCAGATTCAAGTGTTGCAGGGGCCCATTAAAACCTTGCAGATGAAACAACTGGGGCTCTCTGATGAGCAATTGGCTGTGATTTCTAAAGGGGTTGTCTTTAAAGAAATAGCAGCTACCGACGATGAAAGGGGCTTGGGGGCAGATGCCCTGGAACGCATTGTACCAGGGGCCTTTGCCGGAATTATTTTACTTTCCATCATCTTTTCCGGCATGTATATCTTCCAAAGTGCCTCCCAGGAAAAGAAGGATAAAGTGGCGGAAATTATTTTATCATCACTGACGCCGGGGGAGTTAATGCAAGGCAAAATTATTGGCTATTTTATTCTGGGAATGATTCAGTCGCTGGTTATGCTGGGGTTTGCCATTCCCTTCATTCTCTGGAAATTAGATCTGAACATTGTAGAATACCTACTGGTGCCGAAAGTTATTTTGTACCTTATTATCGCCATTTTGGGGTATTTGCTATTTGCAGCTTTGTTTGTGGGCATTGGAGCCACCATGGAGGATATGACATCGGCGGGCAACTTCCAAGGTCTGGTGATGATGTTGCCATTCTTGCCCGTAGTGTTTATTGGCCCAGTGGTTAATGATCCCAGCGGGCTCGTTGCCAAAATTGGCACCTTCATTCCCTTCTCCACTCCCGGTGTGTTACTGTTGCGCCTGTCCTTACTGGAAGAATGGCCCTGGGTGGAAATCATCATTGCCTTGGCAATCTTACTGGTTAGTATTTGGTTCTTTATGAAACTGGCCGGTAAAATATTTAAGACCGGTATTTTGATGTACGGTAAAAATGCCACCCCGCAGGAAATTTGGAAATGGCTGCGGGCTTAA